In Prosthecochloris sp. GSB1, the following proteins share a genomic window:
- the lhgO gene encoding L-2-hydroxyglutarate oxidase, with product MKKRIGVVGAGILGLAVASKIARAYPDSDIVVFEKESAPGKHQSTHNSGVLHCGLPYAPGSLKARLAVEGIREMVAFCRRNGIDHELCGKVVVANGEREDSLLADLAKRGKANGLSGLSFLDSVKLGRREPHVRASTALLVPEEGIVDYSGVIEALAKEILDLGGVIHCDAPVRSVSAGNGWECVVRAGEREFVLDMLVNCAGLHADRVYRACCGKPRPLRIVPFRGEYLSLKPEAEALVRHLVYPVPDPAFPFLGVHFTRMIGGGREVGPNAVLAFKREGYSRRDISLVDTVDIFAGKGFRRFLAGNFSFAAGEFSSSLFTAPFLARARKLIPDISSGDLVKGAAGVRAQAIDDDGLLALDFRIVREGAQVHVLNAPSPAATASLAIAGYLVENFLY from the coding sequence TTGAAAAAGAGAATAGGTGTCGTCGGGGCGGGAATCCTGGGACTGGCCGTCGCTTCTAAAATCGCGCGGGCCTATCCGGATTCGGATATCGTGGTGTTCGAGAAGGAGTCTGCTCCGGGAAAGCATCAGAGCACCCATAACAGCGGTGTTCTGCATTGCGGCCTTCCGTACGCGCCGGGTTCCCTCAAGGCCAGGCTTGCTGTCGAGGGGATACGCGAAATGGTCGCTTTCTGCAGACGCAACGGCATCGATCACGAGTTGTGCGGCAAGGTCGTCGTCGCGAACGGCGAAAGGGAGGACAGTCTTCTTGCCGATCTGGCGAAACGGGGAAAGGCCAACGGTCTGTCGGGGCTTTCGTTCCTCGATTCCGTCAAACTTGGTCGGCGGGAGCCTCATGTGCGGGCTTCCACCGCCCTGCTGGTGCCTGAAGAAGGGATCGTGGACTACTCCGGCGTCATCGAAGCCCTTGCAAAGGAGATACTCGATCTCGGGGGAGTCATTCACTGCGATGCTCCTGTCCGGAGCGTATCGGCCGGCAACGGATGGGAGTGCGTCGTCAGGGCTGGAGAGCGCGAGTTCGTGCTCGACATGCTGGTCAATTGCGCAGGTCTCCATGCCGACCGGGTGTATCGGGCATGCTGCGGCAAACCCCGTCCGTTGCGCATCGTGCCCTTCAGAGGGGAGTATCTTTCGCTGAAGCCGGAAGCGGAGGCTCTCGTGCGCCACCTTGTCTACCCTGTTCCCGATCCGGCATTTCCTTTTCTCGGGGTGCATTTTACCCGCATGATCGGCGGCGGGCGGGAAGTCGGTCCCAACGCCGTGCTTGCTTTCAAACGTGAGGGGTATTCGCGGAGGGATATTTCCCTTGTCGATACCGTCGATATTTTTGCCGGCAAGGGTTTCAGGAGATTTCTTGCAGGCAACTTCAGTTTCGCCGCCGGGGAGTTTTCCAGCTCTCTGTTCACGGCCCCGTTTCTCGCCAGGGCCAGAAAGCTTATTCCGGACATCTCTTCCGGCGACCTTGTGAAAGGCGCTGCCGGTGTGCGGGCGCAGGCCATCGACGACGACGGCCTGCTCGCCCTGGATTTTCGTATCGTCAGGGAAGGCGCGCAGGTGCATGTGCTCAACGCGCCTTCTCCCGCGGCAACGGCCTCGCTGGCCATCGCGGGATACCTGGTTGAAAATTTTTTATATTAA
- a CDS encoding glycosyltransferase family 4 protein, with product MHRQLLSRRGHDVRSYTRSSVELESMRMGEIRAFFSGLYNPFSIREIEKEMQAFRPNVIHIHNLFPLVSPSILPVLRREGIPIVMTVHNYRLVCPNGLFYNNEGVCEKCAGGREWHCVLHNCESSFPKSLGYALRNAWARLAGYYRSNVDAFLCLTGFQKGKLVENGFREDSCHVLPNFLELQPPFRAQSGGGRSGFLFIGRLNRQKGIDFLLQVAERLPWKAFRLAGSVDSNVVDTGRLPSNVQCLGVIDEEQKLRELRSAEALLFTSRSYEGFPMVFLEAMRQELPVIAPDFAGYPEIVRSGVNGWLFDAQDVDACARVLEMAHKNKAATAQMGRNGRGILEREYTPEVWYRTYLKVIEGLL from the coding sequence GTGCACCGGCAGTTGCTTTCTCGGCGCGGCCATGACGTCAGGAGTTATACGCGCAGCAGCGTGGAGTTGGAGAGCATGCGCATGGGAGAGATTCGGGCATTTTTCTCAGGCCTGTACAATCCGTTTTCAATCCGGGAGATTGAAAAGGAAATGCAAGCCTTCAGGCCGAATGTGATCCATATTCACAATCTGTTTCCTCTTGTGTCACCGTCCATATTGCCTGTTCTCCGACGCGAGGGCATTCCGATCGTTATGACGGTCCATAATTATCGTCTCGTGTGTCCCAACGGCCTGTTTTACAACAATGAGGGAGTTTGCGAAAAATGTGCAGGCGGCCGGGAGTGGCATTGCGTGTTACACAATTGCGAATCGTCTTTTCCCAAGAGTCTTGGCTACGCGCTCAGAAACGCCTGGGCGAGACTCGCGGGGTATTACCGTTCGAATGTCGATGCTTTTTTGTGTCTGACCGGTTTTCAGAAAGGGAAGCTGGTTGAAAACGGCTTTCGTGAGGATTCCTGCCATGTGCTGCCTAATTTCCTTGAACTCCAACCGCCTTTTCGCGCGCAGTCAGGCGGTGGAAGGAGCGGTTTTCTCTTTATCGGAAGGCTGAACAGACAGAAGGGGATAGATTTTCTTCTTCAGGTCGCCGAGCGCCTGCCGTGGAAAGCGTTCAGGTTGGCCGGTTCGGTTGATTCGAATGTCGTCGATACAGGAAGGCTGCCGTCGAACGTGCAGTGCCTGGGGGTTATCGATGAAGAACAAAAACTCCGGGAGTTGCGCTCCGCTGAGGCGTTGCTGTTCACCAGTCGTTCCTACGAAGGGTTTCCCATGGTTTTTCTCGAAGCCATGCGGCAGGAGTTGCCGGTTATCGCGCCCGATTTCGCAGGTTATCCCGAAATCGTCAGGAGCGGGGTGAACGGATGGCTGTTCGATGCACAGGATGTTGACGCTTGCGCGCGCGTTCTGGAAATGGCTCACAAGAACAAGGCCGCGACGGCGCAAATGGGACGAAACGGCAGGGGGATACTCGAAAGGGAATATACCCCGGAAGTATGGTACAGGACTTACTTGAAAGTTATAGAAGGTCTACTGTAG
- a CDS encoding glycosyltransferase family 2 protein, with product MKVSVVIPLYNKADSIRRALHSVLSQTAPPDEIVVIDDGSTDDSADIVRSLRVGNLRLHRQENAGVSAARNAGIRNARNDWIAFLDADDVWKKDFLLTVRELHEKYPDCNVLATSYSLLNWDGKEVSITLGELGFESESGIIESYFKAAYNVDPPLWSSAVCVYKRSLEEINGFPVGIRTGEDLLTWARLSVSNKIAYHKKSCSLYVKDDKPWDVGRVNDVEDFVSDELLRLKERVGGAEKEFLLRYLGFWYVIRASSFLKAGYMVHARDSILDSVCYDGWTLKKCVFYAISFLVKKMFDSYLRSIIKKESSFL from the coding sequence ATGAAAGTTTCGGTTGTTATCCCACTCTATAACAAGGCCGATTCGATCAGGAGGGCGCTGCATTCCGTTTTGTCTCAAACGGCTCCTCCCGACGAGATTGTGGTTATAGACGACGGCTCGACTGATGATTCAGCCGACATTGTACGTTCTTTACGTGTCGGAAACCTTCGGTTGCACCGTCAGGAAAATGCAGGTGTTTCCGCCGCACGAAATGCGGGAATACGGAATGCACGAAATGACTGGATTGCATTTTTGGATGCGGACGATGTCTGGAAAAAAGATTTTTTACTGACTGTTAGGGAGTTACATGAGAAATACCCTGATTGTAATGTTTTGGCAACATCTTATTCTCTATTGAATTGGGACGGTAAAGAAGTTTCTATAACACTCGGTGAGTTGGGTTTTGAATCGGAAAGCGGGATTATTGAAAGCTATTTTAAAGCGGCATATAATGTTGATCCCCCATTGTGGTCATCTGCCGTTTGTGTATATAAAAGATCGCTGGAAGAGATTAATGGTTTTCCTGTTGGGATTCGAACTGGTGAGGATTTGTTGACTTGGGCGAGATTGTCTGTTTCTAATAAGATTGCTTACCATAAAAAGAGCTGTTCCTTGTATGTCAAGGATGATAAGCCTTGGGATGTTGGACGGGTAAACGATGTTGAAGATTTTGTGAGTGATGAGCTTTTGAGGTTGAAAGAGCGTGTGGGCGGAGCTGAAAAAGAGTTTCTTTTAAGATATTTGGGTTTTTGGTATGTTATTCGCGCATCGTCTTTTTTGAAGGCTGGTTATATGGTTCATGCCAGGGATTCAATTCTTGATTCTGTTTGTTATGATGGTTGGACATTGAAGAAGTGTGTTTTTTATGCCATTTCTTTTTTGGTAAAAAAAATGTTCGATTCTTATTTAAGATCTATCATAAAAAAAGAAAGTAGTTTTTTATGA
- a CDS encoding DegT/DnrJ/EryC1/StrS family aminotransferase, whose amino-acid sequence MYRIPLFDLNFDEREERALVETLRSKWISTGPRTAEFEEKFAAMLGSGHALALANCTSALHLALQVLDIGPGDEVICPSLTFVATVNAIRYVGGVPVFADIAGQDDLTIDPDDIRRLVNERTRAIIVMHYAGFPCDMGAVAEIAAAHDLRVIEDACHGPLSEYEDRKLGTLGDVGCFSFFSNKNLSTAEGGMFVTDDPALHERAGLLRSHGMTTMSYERSRGHGSVYDVMEPGYNYRMDDLRASLGIVQLDKLREDLEKRALVRLWYEEALAGIAEVSVPFRARAQFVSNYIFPVVLTGACAVSRDEVRQRLHSAGVQTSMHYPPVHRFSFYREFSRELPVTESVAERLVTLPMYSSLTRKDVSFVAHALGDATANRRTKA is encoded by the coding sequence ATGTACAGGATACCTCTTTTTGACCTTAACTTCGACGAACGGGAAGAGCGCGCGCTTGTCGAGACTCTGCGCTCGAAATGGATTTCCACCGGGCCCAGGACAGCCGAGTTCGAGGAAAAGTTTGCGGCCATGCTCGGTTCCGGCCATGCGCTGGCCCTTGCCAACTGCACCTCAGCGCTGCATCTCGCGTTGCAGGTTCTCGATATCGGACCCGGCGACGAGGTCATCTGCCCGTCACTGACTTTCGTGGCCACCGTGAACGCCATCAGATACGTCGGCGGCGTGCCCGTATTCGCGGATATTGCCGGTCAAGATGACCTCACGATCGATCCCGACGACATCCGGCGTCTTGTCAACGAGAGGACCAGGGCGATCATCGTGATGCATTACGCCGGATTTCCCTGCGACATGGGCGCTGTGGCGGAAATCGCCGCCGCCCACGATCTCAGGGTGATCGAGGACGCGTGTCACGGCCCTCTTTCGGAGTATGAAGATCGGAAGCTGGGGACGCTCGGCGATGTCGGCTGCTTCAGCTTCTTCTCCAACAAGAACCTGAGCACCGCAGAGGGAGGGATGTTCGTGACGGACGATCCCGCTCTTCACGAAAGGGCCGGACTGCTGCGTTCGCATGGCATGACGACCATGTCCTACGAGCGCTCCAGAGGGCACGGCTCCGTGTACGACGTCATGGAGCCAGGCTACAACTACCGCATGGACGATCTTCGTGCTTCTCTCGGAATCGTCCAGCTCGACAAGCTTCGCGAGGACCTCGAAAAACGCGCGCTCGTCCGGCTCTGGTACGAAGAGGCCCTGGCCGGAATCGCGGAGGTTTCCGTACCTTTCCGTGCCCGCGCTCAATTCGTTTCCAACTATATTTTCCCCGTCGTTTTGACTGGAGCATGCGCTGTTTCAAGGGATGAGGTCAGGCAACGCCTTCATTCGGCAGGGGTTCAGACAAGCATGCATTATCCCCCGGTGCACCGGTTTTCGTTTTACCGGGAGTTCAGCCGGGAACTGCCTGTTACGGAGAGCGTGGCCGAAAGGCTCGTCACGCTGCCAATGTATTCGAGCCTCACCCGCAAGGATGTCTCCTTTGTGGCGCATGCGTTAGGGGACGCGACGGCAAACAGAAGAACAAAAGCATAA
- a CDS encoding sugar phosphate nucleotidyltransferase → MKAVILAGGLGVRLKPFTQVIPKPLLPIGEKSVLEIQIGRLKQFGFTDIFLATNYKSDYIERFFGDGSEFGVDLTVSREAEPLGTAGPLKLLEEHLDTPFVVMNGDILSLLDFGKLYDFAAGQDSLLTLTIKKEIMPFDFGNIFFDGELVTGIEEKPDIVMYILAGIYVMKPEIFRFFPENEFFGMDMLIKRMLAEKERVSKYELTDYWLDIGRIDDYYTAQKEYNQHFNAGEQASGSER, encoded by the coding sequence ATGAAAGCAGTTATTCTTGCTGGTGGTCTGGGCGTTCGTCTGAAACCCTTTACCCAGGTCATTCCCAAACCGTTGCTTCCCATCGGCGAGAAATCCGTTCTCGAGATCCAGATCGGGCGGCTGAAGCAGTTCGGTTTCACCGACATCTTTCTCGCAACCAATTACAAGTCCGATTACATAGAACGTTTTTTCGGTGACGGATCGGAATTCGGCGTCGACCTCACTGTCAGCAGGGAAGCGGAGCCGCTGGGAACGGCCGGCCCTCTGAAGCTTCTCGAGGAACATCTCGATACGCCGTTTGTCGTCATGAACGGGGATATCCTCAGCCTGCTGGATTTCGGAAAGCTTTACGACTTCGCGGCCGGTCAGGACTCCCTCTTGACGCTCACGATCAAGAAAGAGATCATGCCGTTCGATTTCGGCAACATCTTTTTCGACGGCGAGCTGGTGACGGGCATCGAGGAAAAACCGGATATCGTGATGTATATCCTGGCGGGCATCTATGTGATGAAACCGGAAATATTCCGCTTTTTTCCCGAAAACGAGTTTTTCGGGATGGATATGCTGATCAAGCGGATGCTCGCCGAAAAGGAGCGGGTTTCTAAGTACGAACTGACCGATTACTGGCTCGACATCGGTCGTATCGACGACTACTATACGGCGCAGAAGGAGTATAACCAGCATTTTAACGCAGGCGAGCAAGCTTCGGGATCTGAACGTTGA
- a CDS encoding WecB/TagA/CpsF family glycosyltransferase, which produces MDTTGRFYVGSVGVSLTNPGHALQTVEAALKDGVFGYLCHMDTRTAYLAVHDREYADVQNGSFMTFPDGMPLVWLARLRGHDGVGKVSGKDLMDAVFSVSVEKGYTHYFYGSTQETIANIRKNLVETYPGLVILDAVSPPFQPLEDFDIDALAAEVNRLRPVFFWCGLGAPKQEKLMALLQPKLDATFCSGVGLAFEYFAGTVRRAPEWMQRSGLEWVYRLAQQPRNIGRVARPFAWVMKELVLASMGKKSNCFNCILFELYSFMVVVRGKAGEPPPFLLLAFMFKSCYP; this is translated from the coding sequence ATGGATACAACGGGAAGATTTTATGTCGGAAGCGTGGGTGTGTCGCTCACCAATCCGGGGCATGCGCTCCAGACCGTCGAGGCGGCTCTGAAGGACGGGGTTTTCGGTTACCTCTGCCATATGGATACCCGCACGGCGTATCTTGCCGTTCACGACCGGGAGTATGCCGATGTCCAGAACGGTTCTTTCATGACGTTTCCCGACGGCATGCCTCTCGTTTGGCTGGCCCGCCTGCGCGGCCACGACGGTGTCGGCAAGGTTTCCGGAAAAGATTTGATGGACGCAGTTTTTTCCGTTTCCGTTGAAAAAGGCTATACGCATTATTTCTACGGCAGCACGCAAGAAACAATTGCGAATATTCGGAAAAACCTTGTCGAAACCTATCCGGGACTGGTTATCCTGGATGCGGTATCCCCTCCTTTTCAGCCGCTCGAGGATTTCGATATCGATGCGCTGGCAGCTGAGGTCAACCGTTTGCGGCCGGTGTTTTTCTGGTGCGGGCTCGGAGCCCCGAAGCAGGAAAAACTGATGGCGCTCCTGCAGCCGAAGCTCGACGCTACGTTTTGCTCGGGTGTCGGTCTGGCGTTCGAGTATTTTGCCGGCACCGTCAGGCGCGCTCCCGAATGGATGCAGAGAAGCGGTCTTGAATGGGTCTACCGCCTCGCCCAGCAGCCGCGAAACATCGGAAGAGTCGCGCGGCCTTTCGCCTGGGTTATGAAGGAGCTTGTACTGGCCTCTATGGGGAAAAAAAGTAATTGTTTTAATTGTATTCTGTTTGAGCTATATAGTTTTATGGTTGTTGTCCGCGGTAAAGCCGGAGAACCCCCCCCATTTCTTTTGCTTGCCTTCATGTTTAAATCTTGTTATCCATGA
- a CDS encoding O-antigen ligase family protein yields MRDGNFYWFYRAVFYTVLPPYISDVVPFIPEGFGGFNMTGLSWMGMLLLCCLFFLLEVGRKKTFPVGFWAPWLLYIVLYLVVDFSLPGLQLTLQYLLPFGIGIIASGFTYDREKLHWLFRQLLIVSMIVVSLFYYGHLFRGGWTPYTSSGPMLLSILAALSVGIFFMTWKIRFLLLYLVCFSVPILDVTRMGLAVFVVILVLHFANRKLLSKIAIGFAGAAMALAVFYSDAFQEKTFYGGQGSLSDLSINYYDEDSAMNTSGRTTFYKYYEPGLKASPIWGNGPRADMYLLKAVWGGEGISEAHNDYLSIQYNYGIVGVVFFAAGIALTFFSLYFKSRKEREPYRFLVVTSAMILIIGLLMFMYSDNILKYTIFFPNIFFALLGAAFAGFDKNQT; encoded by the coding sequence ACACGGTCCTGCCCCCTTACATCTCCGATGTGGTGCCTTTCATCCCTGAAGGATTCGGCGGGTTCAATATGACGGGGTTGTCCTGGATGGGCATGTTGCTTCTGTGTTGCCTGTTTTTTCTCCTCGAAGTCGGCAGGAAAAAAACATTTCCCGTGGGTTTCTGGGCACCATGGCTGCTTTATATTGTGCTTTATCTTGTGGTGGATTTTTCTCTTCCCGGCCTGCAGCTCACCCTGCAATACCTGTTGCCGTTCGGCATCGGTATCATCGCTTCCGGATTTACCTATGATCGGGAAAAACTGCATTGGCTTTTCAGGCAGTTGCTAATCGTATCGATGATTGTCGTATCTCTTTTCTACTATGGACACCTTTTTCGAGGCGGCTGGACGCCTTACACCTCATCTGGACCGATGCTGCTCTCGATTCTCGCGGCGCTTTCGGTCGGAATTTTTTTCATGACCTGGAAAATCCGCTTCCTGCTTCTTTACCTGGTCTGTTTTTCCGTGCCGATACTCGACGTTACCCGTATGGGGCTTGCGGTTTTTGTCGTTATTCTGGTGCTCCATTTCGCCAACAGGAAGCTTCTGTCGAAGATCGCTATAGGTTTTGCCGGCGCAGCAATGGCCCTTGCCGTTTTCTATTCCGACGCGTTCCAGGAAAAAACGTTTTATGGGGGGCAGGGGAGCCTGAGCGACCTCAGTATCAACTATTACGATGAAGATTCCGCCATGAATACCAGTGGAAGGACAACGTTTTATAAGTATTATGAGCCGGGGTTGAAGGCTTCTCCGATCTGGGGCAACGGTCCGAGGGCTGATATGTATTTACTCAAGGCAGTCTGGGGTGGAGAAGGTATCAGTGAGGCGCATAACGACTATCTGTCCATCCAGTACAATTATGGCATTGTCGGCGTGGTTTTTTTTGCCGCCGGGATAGCGTTGACTTTTTTTTCTCTCTATTTCAAGTCGAGGAAGGAGCGTGAGCCATACAGATTCCTTGTTGTTACCTCGGCAATGATTCTGATAATCGGACTCCTGATGTTCATGTACTCTGATAATATCCTGAAGTACACCATATTTTTCCCGAACATATTCTTTGCGCTACTGGGTGCCGCTTTTGCCGGATTTGACAAGAACCAAACCTGA
- the rfbA gene encoding glucose-1-phosphate thymidylyltransferase RfbA — MKGIILAGGSGTRLYPVTKGISKQLLPVYDKPMIYYPLTTLMLAGIRDILIITTPEDRDLFVKLLGDGRDWGIDLSYIVQPSPDGLAQAFILGEEFVGGDDVVLILGDNIFFGYGFAAMLKTAGEVVAAERKANIFGYYVSDPERYGVAEFDERGNVLSIVEKPKNPRSNYAVVGLYFYTNEVVEIAKNVKPSARGELEITSVNEAYLERGRLKCTMMGRGFAWLDTGTHESFQDAGNFVETVEKRQGLKIACPEEIAWRQQWIGDEDLYRVSEPLLKSQYGQYLRKLLERR; from the coding sequence ATGAAAGGAATCATTCTCGCCGGCGGCTCCGGAACGCGTCTCTACCCGGTGACGAAAGGAATATCGAAGCAATTGCTGCCGGTCTACGACAAGCCGATGATCTATTATCCCCTGACGACGCTCATGCTTGCGGGGATACGCGATATTCTCATCATCACCACTCCCGAGGACCGTGACCTTTTCGTCAAGCTGCTCGGTGACGGGCGCGACTGGGGGATCGATCTTTCCTATATCGTGCAGCCTTCGCCCGACGGCCTCGCCCAGGCCTTTATTCTCGGCGAGGAGTTCGTCGGCGGCGACGACGTTGTGCTCATTCTCGGGGACAACATCTTTTTCGGTTACGGCTTTGCCGCGATGCTGAAAACTGCCGGGGAGGTTGTGGCGGCAGAGCGCAAGGCAAATATTTTTGGTTACTACGTCAGCGATCCCGAGCGGTACGGCGTGGCGGAGTTCGACGAGAGAGGCAACGTGCTCTCGATTGTCGAGAAACCGAAGAACCCCAGATCGAACTACGCCGTCGTCGGCCTCTACTTCTACACCAACGAGGTCGTCGAAATCGCCAAGAACGTCAAGCCCTCCGCCCGCGGCGAACTCGAGATAACTTCGGTGAACGAAGCGTATCTCGAAAGAGGGCGGCTGAAATGCACCATGATGGGCAGGGGTTTCGCCTGGCTGGATACCGGAACGCACGAGTCCTTCCAGGACGCGGGTAATTTCGTCGAGACAGTGGAGAAACGTCAGGGACTGAAGATCGCCTGCCCGGAGGAGATCGCCTGGCGGCAGCAATGGATCGGGGACGAAGACCTCTACAGGGTGTCGGAGCCGTTGCTGAAAAGCCAGTACGGGCAGTATCTGCGCAAGCTGCTCGAGCGAAGATAG
- a CDS encoding NAD-dependent epimerase/dehydratase family protein: MKQAVLVSGGAGYIGSILVRLLLVKGYRVKVIDNLSFGGEPIIDLLNDDDFSFVKGDVRNEDDVRGALSGVDHVVHLAAIVGDPACAKQPELARAVNLEGSKLFYRLADECGAKRFVFASTCSNYGKMEDPDSYVTEESTLAPVSLYAETKVEVENYLLQQPRERTCKPTSLRFSTVYGLSPRPRFDLTVNEFTKELAMGRELVVFGEQFWRPYCHVVDLCRSVVAVLRAPEDTVAFDVFNVGDTSENYRKQMIVDEILKQIPDARITYVQKNEDPRDYRVSFEKIAGRLGFSITKKVPDGIAQVIQVVRDGFITDPDRREYRNS, encoded by the coding sequence ATGAAGCAGGCTGTACTTGTCAGCGGCGGAGCCGGTTACATCGGTTCCATTTTGGTCCGGCTCCTCCTCGTGAAAGGGTATCGCGTCAAGGTCATCGACAATCTTTCTTTCGGGGGAGAGCCGATCATAGACCTGCTCAACGACGACGATTTTTCTTTCGTGAAAGGCGACGTGCGTAACGAGGATGACGTGCGCGGAGCGCTTTCGGGCGTCGACCATGTCGTCCATCTGGCGGCAATCGTCGGCGATCCGGCCTGCGCGAAACAGCCCGAGCTTGCCAGGGCGGTTAACCTCGAAGGCAGCAAGCTGTTTTACCGTCTCGCCGACGAGTGCGGAGCGAAGCGTTTCGTGTTTGCCTCGACATGCAGCAATTACGGAAAGATGGAGGACCCCGATTCGTATGTCACCGAGGAATCCACGCTCGCGCCGGTTTCGCTCTATGCCGAAACCAAGGTGGAAGTCGAAAACTATTTGTTGCAACAGCCGCGTGAGAGGACATGCAAGCCGACCTCTCTTCGCTTTTCGACCGTTTACGGTCTCTCCCCGCGTCCCCGTTTCGATCTCACGGTGAACGAGTTTACCAAGGAACTCGCCATGGGACGCGAACTCGTGGTCTTCGGGGAACAGTTCTGGCGGCCTTACTGTCATGTTGTGGATCTTTGCCGTTCCGTCGTCGCCGTTCTCAGGGCTCCCGAGGATACGGTGGCGTTCGATGTGTTCAACGTCGGCGATACGTCGGAGAATTACCGGAAACAGATGATCGTCGACGAGATACTCAAGCAGATTCCGGATGCCAGGATAACGTATGTGCAGAAAAACGAGGACCCGAGGGATTACAGGGTTTCCTTCGAGAAAATCGCCGGGAGGCTTGGTTTTTCGATTACCAAAAAAGTGCCGGACGGCATAGCGCAGGTGATCCAGGTGGTCAGAGACGGTTTCATCACCGATCCCGACAGGCGGGAATACCGCAACAGTTGA
- a CDS encoding class I adenylate-forming enzyme family protein, protein MREKRLNLFDYLLENGLPDNVAIIQDGTSTTYRELRAMAEAVALALGKSGISPGDRVAILAENSPFWAASYLGILKTGAVAAPLPSRLTAGDLARYVRVLACRAFCADNLLAKKHSALMPEKNALVLKNDILGRKNDVAGTVQETVRVYPANDLAALMFTSGSTGEPNAVMVTHRNIMANTASIIAYLGLGPDDRMMAILPFHYCFGTSLLHTHLRAGASLVLNNYFQYVEDVLNEMEEEGCTGFAGVPSTYQTLLSNKSFRGRGFGQLRHVQQAGGKLPDRQIAELRAILPKHVNIHIGYGQTEATARLSALPPDKLEEKTGSIGRGIPGVSLQVLDKEGKPVKPGETGEIVASGENIAPGYLFADPSKNPFRDGRLYTGDLASVDEEGYIFITGREKDFIKPSGYKVMTATIENAILEMPGVAEAAVVGIPDDQLGEAAKACVVVTQSRALSPEQIIDFCTRSLPPYAVPRIVEFLEALPKNASGKILKSRLKKQ, encoded by the coding sequence ATGCGTGAGAAACGCTTGAACCTGTTCGACTATCTGCTCGAAAACGGCCTCCCGGATAACGTCGCAATCATCCAGGACGGAACGTCGACCACCTACCGCGAACTCAGGGCCATGGCGGAAGCCGTCGCGCTGGCGCTCGGGAAATCCGGAATATCTCCGGGCGACCGGGTCGCCATCCTCGCCGAAAATTCACCGTTCTGGGCGGCGTCCTATCTCGGCATACTCAAAACGGGAGCCGTGGCTGCTCCGCTGCCCTCGCGCCTGACAGCAGGCGATCTCGCACGATACGTCCGGGTCCTTGCATGCAGGGCGTTCTGCGCGGACAACCTGCTGGCGAAAAAACATTCGGCGCTGATGCCGGAAAAAAACGCCCTCGTCCTCAAAAACGACATCCTCGGACGGAAAAACGACGTTGCCGGAACGGTTCAGGAAACGGTTCGTGTCTATCCCGCAAACGATCTCGCGGCCCTGATGTTCACCTCCGGCTCGACCGGGGAACCAAACGCCGTCATGGTGACCCACCGCAATATCATGGCGAACACCGCCTCCATCATCGCCTATCTCGGCCTCGGGCCGGATGACAGGATGATGGCCATCCTGCCGTTTCACTACTGTTTCGGCACCTCCCTGCTCCACACCCACCTCAGGGCAGGAGCGTCGCTGGTGCTGAACAACTATTTCCAGTATGTCGAGGATGTGCTCAATGAAATGGAGGAGGAGGGATGCACGGGTTTCGCGGGCGTACCGAGCACCTACCAGACCCTGTTGAGCAACAAGAGCTTCCGCGGCCGAGGCTTCGGACAACTGCGCCATGTCCAGCAGGCAGGCGGCAAGCTTCCCGACCGCCAGATAGCCGAGCTTCGCGCCATACTCCCGAAGCACGTGAACATCCATATCGGTTACGGCCAGACAGAGGCCACGGCACGGCTTTCAGCCCTCCCCCCGGACAAGCTCGAAGAGAAAACAGGATCGATCGGCAGGGGCATTCCCGGAGTCTCACTGCAGGTTCTGGACAAGGAAGGCAAGCCGGTCAAACCGGGTGAAACCGGGGAGATCGTCGCATCGGGAGAAAACATCGCCCCAGGGTACCTCTTCGCCGATCCGTCGAAAAACCCCTTCCGCGACGGAAGGCTCTACACCGGCGACCTGGCGTCCGTCGACGAGGAAGGCTACATTTTCATCACGGGCAGGGAAAAGGATTTCATCAAACCGAGCGGCTACAAAGTCATGACCGCCACCATCGAGAACGCCATACTGGAGATGCCCGGTGTCGCGGAAGCGGCCGTCGTCGGCATACCCGACGACCAACTCGGCGAAGCCGCGAAAGCCTGTGTCGTCGTCACGCAGAGCCGCGCACTTTCGCCTGAGCAGATCATTGATTTCTGCACCCGGAGCCTCCCCCCGTACGCTGTGCCCCGGATTGTGGAATTCCTCGAGGCCCTGCCGAAAAACGCCTCGGGAAAAATCCTCAAGAGCAGACTGAAAAAACAATAA